In Arachis hypogaea cultivar Tifrunner chromosome 17, arahy.Tifrunner.gnm2.J5K5, whole genome shotgun sequence, a single window of DNA contains:
- the LOC112762799 gene encoding uncharacterized protein: MESTVFWLRITPIENQGIPQEFYFGDCFSIIFNCTQELIQITQGSDVEFSSTTTTEAILVPSDILLPASPELLDQILPAIGETARRILSREGCDSNTLEIVVNLHVVTRRNIVQDSDIYNDDLCENVPELAQLVNLLERSKIDEQDDDAECAICLEKFGHGNEDSSVEVVRINCSHVFHDRCMLRWLRCCADHQSPYSCPLCRCLISPTSHGDDE; the protein is encoded by the exons ATGGAATCCACCGTTTTTTGGTTGCGAATTACTCCCATTGAAAACCAAGGCATACCACAAGAGTTTTATTTCGGTGATTGTTTCTCCATCATTTTCAATTGCACCCAAGAATTGATCCAAATTACCCAAGGCTCTGATGTTGAATTTTCTTCTACTACAACTACTGAAGCAATCTTGGTTCCCTCAGATATCCTAT TGCCTGCATCCCCTGAGTTATTGGACCAAATTTTACCTGCCATAGGCGAAACTGCAAGAAGGATTCTAAGCCGTGAAGGGTGTGACTCCAACACGCTGGAGATTGTTGTGAACCTTCACGTTGTTACCAGGCGCAACATTGTTCAAGATTCTGATATCTATAATGATGATCTCTGTGAAAACGTTCCTGAACTAGCACAACTCGTGAATCTGTTAGAGAGATCCAAAATTGATGAGCAAGATGATGACGCTGAATGCGCTATTTGCTTGGAGAAGTTTGGCCATGGTAACGAAGATTCAAGTGTAGAAGTTGTTCGCATAAATTGCTCGCATGTTTTTCATGATCGTTGCATGCTCCGCTGGCTCCGATGCTGTGCCGACCATCAGTCGCCGTATTCTTGCCCATTGTGCCGCTGCCTCATATCTCCAACTTCACACGGTGACGATGAATAG